The genomic interval AATGCAACTCAAGGTTGCCCCTAACAGTGATATGGGCAAGCGAGCTGCCGGGCGGCTACAGGCACTGGGGGTAAAGGTAAAGTAGTAATCCTTCATCTTATGTTATTGTTGCTAATAATTGTTGACCGGTCTTTGACTTGGAGAACACCTTACCCCCTCTGTAGCAAGGAGCCTTTCTTTTATCTGTACACCCATTGAGAAACCCCCGATAGTACCATCTTCACGGATAACCCTGTGGCAGGGAATAATAATCGGGATAGAATTTCTGCCTACTGCCTGACCGACTGCACGGGCGGCATTTTTATAGCCCAGCCTTTTGCCTATACGGCCATAACTTGTAACTTCCCCGTAAGGAATCTTTCTCAACTCTTCCAGTACCTTCCATGTAAATATACCAAGATGGGAAATGTCAACGTCTATATCAAAATCAACCCGGTCTCCCTTTAAATACCTGTCGAGGAGTTTGCATAACTTATAAAAGTATTCAGGAGATTCAACACCATCAGGATAACGGGCTGTGAGGGATTTCTTTATCATGTAAACTCCATCGGTTTTTATATCAAGTTCGATGAGCCGTTCGGCTTTCGAAATAAGCACAATATTGCCCAGCGATGAATCAAAAAATGCATAGCGTATCAAATCCAATTTGACATACCCTCTAAAAAAAGTTTAATTGTTTCTCTGGTTTGTTTGGTCTATCCGTTTATAAACCAAGATGTTACCATGACTTTTATATCATAAAGGTGGCTTGAAATGGAAGGATTTATCAAGTTTCTCGGAACAGGGGGTGCACGGTTCGTTGCAATGAAGCAGCTACGGTCAACAGGCGGACTCTGGCTGCATTACAGGGATACGAACCTTTATATAGACCCCGGTCCGGGGGCAATTGTCAAAATACATGGGTCAAAAGAACGCTTCGACCCTGTTGACCTGGACGGCATAATACTCACCCATAAACATTTAGATCATGCAAACGATGTGAATATCATGATCGAGGCAATGACCAACGGAGGTTTTAAAAAAAAAGGGGTACTTTTTTGTCCCGAAGACGCAGTTGATAAAGACCCTGTGGTTTTGAAATATGTTATGGAATACCTCGATAACATTGTTTATCTGAAAGAACAGAAGAGCTTCACTATAAAGGATATATCCTTCAGCACACCTGTGAGGCACGTGCACCCTGTTGAGACATATGGTATCATATTTCATCTGAACAAGACAATCGGCTTGATATCCGATACGAGGTTTTTTGATGCACTCCCTGATCACTACCATGCGGATATCCTTATTATTAATGTTCTCAGGTCAAAACCTATCGAAAAGCAACATATTGTTGATCACCTTGCAATAAACAATGTTGCGGAGATTTTAGGACGTATCAAACCTGAAACTGCCATTATGACACACTTCGGCATGAACATGATTATGGAGAAGCCTTATCTTTTAGCGGAAAAGCTTAAAATGGAAACAGGCATAAATGTAATTGCCGCCTATGACGGAATGAAGCTGGAATTCTAATCTCTGCGGTTAAATTCCCCGCATCTTTCTCTAAAGGTTTTTGTATTTGTCGTTGATAACTGCCTCTTCACCCTACGCGTTTTTGCCTTAGATGTAAGCTTCACGTTTATTACGTTAGATACAATACTTCTGCCTGAAGTTGAGGCTTCGCGGTTTTTGCCTTGTGTATTGA from Pseudomonadota bacterium carries:
- a CDS encoding methylated-DNA--[protein]-cysteine S-methyltransferase, whose product is MDLIRYAFFDSSLGNIVLISKAERLIELDIKTDGVYMIKKSLTARYPDGVESPEYFYKLCKLLDRYLKGDRVDFDIDVDISHLGIFTWKVLEELRKIPYGEVTSYGRIGKRLGYKNAARAVGQAVGRNSIPIIIPCHRVIREDGTIGGFSMGVQIKERLLATEGVRCSPSQRPVNNY
- a CDS encoding MBL fold metallo-hydrolase, translating into MEGFIKFLGTGGARFVAMKQLRSTGGLWLHYRDTNLYIDPGPGAIVKIHGSKERFDPVDLDGIILTHKHLDHANDVNIMIEAMTNGGFKKKGVLFCPEDAVDKDPVVLKYVMEYLDNIVYLKEQKSFTIKDISFSTPVRHVHPVETYGIIFHLNKTIGLISDTRFFDALPDHYHADILIINVLRSKPIEKQHIVDHLAINNVAEILGRIKPETAIMTHFGMNMIMEKPYLLAEKLKMETGINVIAAYDGMKLEF